GTCAAATTTGGAAACACTTAATTTTTATtgcattttaaagaaattttgaacatattTGAACAAGTCAGTCGTCATCATGAGCATTGATCAACCAATGATTTTGTTATATTGCTTGCTTAGATAAGTCAATGGCTAAATTTattaacgggggggggggggggggggggggcgcaaagaatatttttggtgccactggcgggtttcatctcatttttttctttttatttcttttgttttaacaacaaataaagagggagTGTGCACCCAGTGCACTTCCCtgtggatccgccactgcttgTCATCATGTGTATTATGagtggaaattagctgcttTGCAGAAGTCTGTGCTCTTTGAGTGCTTTTCTACttaattatatttctttgtctACAGGTAGAAGAAAAGAGCAGCAGTCCCAGAAGTGAGACAGAGGTAGAGACAGAGACTGATGGTACTACCAGTAGCTTTTTAATAAGCAAGCAAAACAAGAGGGTGCTGACTCGGTAAGGAAATGCTGTAAATGCACTTCACTCAGCTTCAATTTACATACAGGTGTACACTGTACCTGTCCTTGTGTATTTAAACAACAGATGcacatgtatttaaaaaaaaaattgttgatgaGATACTGAATCTTAATGGTCAAGTCCTTTTAAGATGTCCGATAATGAACAATGCGTTTACGCTGAGGTCGAACAAATCACAGAACCTGTTGGCTACATGTCCGATAGAAACCAATAACCCTATTGTTTTTCATCTTCATATcatgtcatatcatattatatattcaatcatactgtgaaagtggacatttttggtgGTGTTGAAGTTTTCGCGTATTTTGCGCAATTTAAAGCTAGCCCAAAATAacagcacgcaaatatttttgcttgctgcATGTTTCAGTGGTTCCGGTATTAGCTGAtatcttgattctgcagaattgtATATGTAAAAACATGCAAGACTCTTAACTTGCCCAGCTGAGTGCAAAAAATTAGTAGTGCataaatatccacttttacagttaaCTCCATTATATCATCaagcacataaaaatatatcatattctgttatGTCATATTGATCattttatcatatcattatatcatatcatatcacaagGTGCATAGCAAATGGCTATTGTGGCcgcttaaaggggaaatccagtccaaatataagtacATTAAATTTCCAGTCTTTCATTTAAGCGCAATTATgtccgaggctcaaatcctaagtgatcactattctgaagttattcaaccaggaattacatcatgtttcagacttcaatgtcagaaacattgaatttttgtcattttttgtacatgaacaatggaaaattgtgatgtTATGACATATgctcagctcactcatttgcataatatctACTCTACAAAAACTGtcttgcagaaattagcaaaacttcaaaatttcataacttaatttctcatttttcatccaATAGACTGGATTTCTACTTTAAAAAGCCAAAGCTGGCAAAAGTGTCACCTCAAGATTCAACCATTGATTTTCTACCCTTTTTTGTTCTTAATCCTACACTAATCTAGCTGGCCCAATTTTTGGACTGAATGTTGGCCTGAATTAATGAAAGTTGAAGTTCTCTCAATGACACTCATTTGCTGGTGTTCaaaaaatatgtgatttttcaTATTAATTCTAAATATACAGgtagtattcatcgcataatcgggcatctgataatcgggaacctcgcttaaatgacatacgcttcccggagacatttccaatgcatgttattttcactggataaacgggacaatttttcttcaagcgatctttgatttcgttgatattttacacaaaaaatctaccaaaataccacaacaatatttcaaagattccctatcagtatcagttgtcgtttacatcgaacttacaaagcaagcttcggactggtgtgttttgacctccgtccatccagtacacgtacatgcatagccacgaaagcaccgtgtataagtatccatgccattgcgaaacacatgctttcgcgaacattcttctcccctacataTAAGTAAAGCcatgtgcagggagagctagagggtcgcgccgaggggtagcgtggttgtgtattcatgtacatgtacagtacgtcagtatgcatgtgtgtgtgtgtgcactacatgtacatgtcgtatgccgttagtgtatggtgagtgctcatcgcgaaatcgggcacctcgCTTAAagggggccgtgtttgctactcccaacctgtcccgattatgcgatgaatactgtacgtAACTATGGAGTAGGGATCCTTACTTTGAGTGTGGACAAGTGAACGAATGGTAGTGAGTTGACTTGACCGTGTAgacatgtacatgaatgttaCCGAATTATTCTGGTCGTTTAAGATCGATATGATAGCTTgtgtcttctttctttctttttttttttcaacagaatgacATGGGACGACGAAAAGAATGAAGCGCTCTTGGAGGAGGTTGTATTTGCCCGCCCATTCCAGTATCGCTCTGGGACAAGAGAGAGGGGCAAAGTGTGGGACAGTGTGGCCGAAAATCTACAAGATCGCCATGACATGAAGGTAGATGGGAGGGCTGTGAGGGATCGTGTGAGATTGCTGATGAAGAAGCAGAGGGATTACAACAGGAGAAAAATTGCGTCTGGTGGAAGCAGTGTGGGCGAGGAGACACCGGAAGAACAGAGGAACCGGGAGATTCTGGACGAGCTAATGGCAGAGGAAGAGTTCATCGAGTATGGCAAGGAGATGCGCAAAAGAGCAAGTGATGCATTTCGAGAAACAAAGAGGTATTACTgcacctgggccctgtttttaTGTACTGGTAGCGTTCGTAAAGTTACACATGACTTTATGAACaactggaatatgaagtgccCATATgagttctcttttctttttttcccttccgtTTTAACAAAGTATGACTGTATGTCAGTATTTCTTCTACAATGAGGCAAAAATACCATTTCGACTGAAAATGTGTGTAAAGATGTAAGAATAACCATTATCGTCTGCAAAGTTCAGCTTCAGCTATTAAAATTAACTATGATTAGGAAACCTGCTTGGCTTGCCATACTCAAGTTATTTGTAAAGTCATGCGTAACTGTACGAACAACTAATAAAAGAGGGTCCTGGGTGTGCAGAAATGTGTTTTAGGCCTTTGTCTTGCTGTAAAGACTtggcaaaaacacacacacacaggtcaCATGCTTCTTTCACTTATCACGGAAAGCCATTTAGGAAATATAAAACACATTTAATAATATGGTAGATACAAGTACCACAATATGGCACTTATATGTTGTAAATAAGTAGATAAAACCATAAACTTGTAAATAGTGCCTTCTCTACTGATAGGGTAtccattgtacatgtagatattgTGATAAATGTGCACACATGCCATGAATGAATTCTCCACAGCATTTTCCAAGGTTCTTTGCCAAGGAGAGATAAAGAGTTATGCCCCCTAGGGTTTATGTCATACCCACCATAGGCAGTCGTTGAGGTGGTCGTTCTATGGTTTATGTTACACAATACAGTTGTACTTCGACAGTTTTCAACGGGTTCAAATTAAATTTGTCCCACACGTTGATTTTAGTGTACAGTTGTCCAAACAGCCTTTTTCATTGGTAGTGGCAAGTGCATTGATATGCTAAGAGTCTGCTATTGCCCAACACCAGATAAATAGCTTCCAAATTAAAGGCAtatggtcccggtggtttagtcaaatgcgtacgcgggcgcatgGCGCAAGTTTTCTATTAGAGACCTACAATCACGCTATGGACTCATCTTGAGCGCTTACGCTGTGAACCAAAGGGTAATTGTCTGTATTAAAAATATAGATGATTACATGAAATATGCAtctgatgacataaatggtatcccggggtaccaaataaaaatcagccattttgttgaattgtttatatttttttaaaaaggttgtaccctgggtgccaaaaagaggaaattattttggtgctggaactagcgcgcgctagctacTGCACTGCATTGCACTAAAGCACACGtacgctagtggtatcgcagcttccatgcacgcatagtataacatgcagtggcatgggaatgctatgtacacgcacacacagtgcatgcatttttctctggctgtcctcgagtggacgtgaggtggcgctacacaacgcagTTACCCGGGGTGCTACAATACCCCAGGGTAACGCGTTATGCATCATCTGCCCATTTTCTTTGGAACATAACATTCAGAGATGGAGCTTGTGGCTGTAACTTGATTTTAGAAAGTGATGTCATAATGATGTCATGGTTGAGTGATCGcatagaaagaaaaatgcattcTGAGCTCATGATACAGTATGTAAGCACTGAAAATTTCTAGAGCTAAGAGCTAAAGCTTTTATAGATGTGCTCTGCACAAGATTTgtacagaaaaataaataaagaaagaaaaaatgtatagaaacagaaggtgatttGCAAAGTAACTACCATAGTGAATATTCTTTTAGGGACATAATGTATCCATTTGTTAGGCAAGGACCAAATTTGGGgcaaaatttaacattttgcttttttctttttcttttttaaaactgCATAGCCATATTCTTGAAATGTAGCGTACTCAGCAGGTATTTTTACTAGCATAATAGAATATTTGGATGCTATGCCCTCATCAGGTAAGAGTCTCCCATCAGGATAGAATCTCCAGGAATGTGTGAAAGGTAAATTTGCGATACACTGGCGAGTGCGATACCCCCTGGTCTCTTATAAAAGGAGTATCAGTAAGTGCATTGCAGCCTTtgaatcaaagaaaaaagactTGCAATAAACAATTGTGCATGGGAAATTTGTTTGCAAGTTTAGTGGAATTTGACTAGTCATGGTACCATGATTGCAGCACAGTCTAGAAATCAGGAAAAAGCCTCTCAGATCAAACTTCTTCTTTGGTTTGAGTATAAGTAAGCAAATTAGAGAAGATTTGTCACATATGGTAAGTGTGATGTTAACTTGAGCATGACGTTTTGCAAGTTAAAGATATTTTTTAgcatcactttgttttggatttttCAGTTTTGTGTGGGTAGCAACATATTACCTTGCATTTGAAAGTGGTATTAGATGGTGACATTTctgtttttagctcacctgagccaaaggctcaagtgagctattgcgatcgcccttcatccggcgtccggcgtgcgtcgtccggcgtccgtaaattttttacattttcatcttcttcttgaaaaccccaaaaccaattttcatcaaacttggcaggtagcatccctagggggttagaaACTCAATTTtttaaatgggcaccatgccccacccagggggcccccaggggggcccaaaccccccaaaattaaggaatctgtaaaaatcttctctgcaaccagaagtgatagagctataaagttaatactatgagttagtacattgatgactgaagttccaagtttgttcatggcagaatcaggggtgtcCCCCTTGGGACTCAGggaaggggggtggggaggggtcctaatggggcctaaattgtacattttcatcttcctcatgagaaccccatgacctattttcaccaaactttgcaggTAACATCCCTAGGgagttaggatctcaatttgctaaaatggacaccatgccccacccagggggcccccaggggacccaaccccccccccccaaaaaaaaaaaaaaaaaaaatgaaggaatctttaacaatcttctctagaatcagaagttatagagctaagataatactatgagtgagtatatacattaatgactgtagtttcaagtttgttcatagcagatccaggggtgcccctcttgggggcagggggggggggggggggggttgggaaggtccaaatgggggcctgaattgtacattttcatcttcttcgtgaaaacctcatgatggattttcttcaaacttggcaggtagcattcttagggggtcaggatctcaatttatcaaaatgggcaccatgccccacccagagggccccagggagCCCCAGTCCCcctaaattaaggaatcttaaaaaatttggacccatattgtacattttcatcttctacagcgtacttgagaatgcctggtcaaattttagtggagctgtgaataatttagattagtgactgcgtgaaaggtgaacttgcgatactcaggtgagcgctagacccgcgggtctcttgtatgtttgtgttgCTGAAATGTGGTGAAGAAGAACAGGAAAGATCTGTTGTCGAGttcatgttttcctttttctttttctttttagatatAGGGAAGGAGAATCCTCAGCGAAGAAGCCTCGACCAAGCACAGCATCAGACACAGGGGAATTTTCGAAGCAGAAGTTGGAAATGAAGTTGAGATATCGAAGAGCGAATGAGGACAGGCGGCGTACAGCGGAACACGAGCAAgatgtgaaatttgaaatgtttctGCAGCTTCACCAGGAACTCCAGCAGCAGTTGAAACAGCAACATAAGATGGTCATGGAGCAGCTCACGCTGCAAAACCAAAAAATTGAGCAGCAAATGCAAACAACTAATTATCTATTGTCACTTTTCAAGAGGAAAATTAAACTACTGTAAACGCGGAAATTTCTGCGTATGaggcatgcaaatatttttgcttgccatatgtttcagTAGTTGATGACTTCATTCCGTGGAATAAAAAAcgtgtgaaactcttcttactcgGCTGAGTGTGTAAAAATtagtcatgcaaaaatatccacttttacaccTGCTATGATTTTTAGCTCATGTGAGGTGAAGGCTCATATGAGCTATTGCAATTGCTCTTCATCTAGCATTCAGTGTCCTTTGTGGGTCGTGCTTAAACTTTTTACACATCTTCtacttgaaaaccccaagaccaattttcaccaaaattggtaggaggcatccctagggggataggatcccaatttgttcaaattggcaccatgccccacctggggagCTCCAGGGGCcccaaccccccaaaattaaggaatctaaAACAATCTTCTTTGAAACCAAAAGTGATAGCGATAAGTTGATACTATGGGTTTGTACATTAATTGATGACTACAGTTTCAATTTTCTTCATGCTGGAATCACgggtgcccccttgggacccaggagagGGGGAGTGAGTGGGATGGttcccatatttttcatgaaaactccTTGATGAATTTTTTACCAAACTTTGCAGATACAGTAGCATGCCTGGGCTagtagggggttaggatcttaGCTCGTTCAACTGGGCACCATGCTCTCCTTGGGTGCCCCTCGCtccctccccgcccccccccccccccccccaccaaattGAAGAATATTTACAAAACTATTGTACAAAttcatcatcttcttgaaaacaaagTAATGGATTTTCTCTGAACTTGGCAAGCAGCA
This sequence is a window from Diadema setosum chromosome 13, eeDiaSeto1, whole genome shotgun sequence. Protein-coding genes within it:
- the LOC140237259 gene encoding uncharacterized protein codes for the protein MEQGSANTHLVEEKSSSPRSETEVETETDGTTSSFLISKQNKRVLTRMTWDDEKNEALLEEVVFARPFQYRSGTRERGKVWDSVAENLQDRHDMKVDGRAVRDRVRLLMKKQRDYNRRKIASGGSSVGEETPEEQRNREILDELMAEEEFIEYGKEMRKRASDAFRETKRYREGESSAKKPRPSTASDTGEFSKQKLEMKLRYRRANEDRRRTAEHEQDVKFEMFLQLHQELQQQLKQQHKMVMEQLTLQNQKIEQQMQTTNYLLSLFKRKIKLL